The following proteins are co-located in the Gossypium hirsutum isolate 1008001.06 chromosome A02, Gossypium_hirsutum_v2.1, whole genome shotgun sequence genome:
- the LOC107951029 gene encoding uncharacterized protein isoform X2, with protein sequence MASTLDRWEKDPFFAVAEEVQQSADRMESTYRTWIHAIKDGSSTWNLEELGRDLHTALSTTKWQLEEFEKAVQSSYYGNSSEEARDRHREFIVAIKNQNLKIEKYLQESASSEGKSPVPWVHLDEGECNELALFLSAPPLPGDKKLPPRVHGRASDLRRGINRESAPDFLKNASQSIEFSSSEVNNEKSYGHRRTASASPDIGAWKIAIVDDVLQQNSSNGQRFIPPRRVPSSGALSSTESAVKGQWSKNGIRKSATARHQESDAEFSRPPELARGNGECCEKSSGCVDCNDKQPIGWYGAIKRRLQRSKYQLKNSRPAQIAIWAFLVICLIVLIVLQTI encoded by the exons ATGGCTTCGACTCTTGATCGGTGGGAAAAAGATCCCTTCTTCGCTGTTGCTGAAGAAGTCCAGCAATCTGCTGACAG GATGGAATCGACATATAGGACATGGATACACGCGATAAAAGATGGTTCTTCTACATGGAATTTAGAGGAACTTGGCAGGGATCTACATACTGCTCTTAGCACTACCAAATGGCAG TTAGAGGAGTTTGAAAAAGCTGTTCAATCGAGTTACTATGGGAATTCAAGTGAGGAAGCAAGAGATCGGCATCGTGAATTTATAGTAGCAATTAAGAACCAGAATTTAAAGATTGAAAAATATTTACAGGAATCAGCTAGTTCTGAGGGTAAGTCACCAGTGCCTTGGGTGCATTTGGATGAAGGTGAATGCAATGAACTCGCATTATTTTTGTCCGCACCGCCTCTACCCGGAGACAAGAAGCTTCCTCCTAGGGTTCACGGTAGAGCTAGTGATCTTCGGCGAGGAATCAATAGAGAATCAGCGCCAGATTTCTTGAAGAATGCAAGTCAGTCTATTGAGTTCAGCTCATCTGAGGTTAACAACGAGAAGTCATATGGGCATAGGAGGACAGCTAGTGCTAGTCCTGACATTGGTGCTTGGAAGATTGCAATTGTTGATGATGTTTTACAGCAAAACTCTTCCAATGGTCAACGCTTTATTCCACCACGAAGGGTGCCAAGCTCCGGTGCCCTGAGTTCCACGGAATCTGCAGTCAAGGGGCAGTGGTCAAAGAATGGCATCAGGAAGTCGGCAACGGCTCGTCATCAAGAGTCTGATGCAGAGTTTTCGAGACCTCCTGAGTTGGCTAGG GGCAATGGTGAATGCTGTGAAAAGAGTAGCGGTTGTGTAGATTGCAATGATAAGCAACCTATTGGCTGGTATGGGGCTATTAAAAGACGGCTTCAAAGGTCTAAGTATCAATTAAAAAATAGTCGTCCCGCTCAAATAGCAATTTGGGCTTTCCTCGTCATTTGCTTGATTG TTTTGATTGTATTGCAGACAATATGA
- the LOC107951031 gene encoding cytochrome b5 — protein sequence MAGHTVYTLSEVSRHKSKNDCWLVIDGRVLNVTKFMEEHPGGEEVLLESAGKDATKEFNDIGHSKSAQNLLLKYQIGVLQGHTSKNNEQVGSTEEPKKKEMSAFVIKDDLTPKYAAVVEFAAPLLVAGSYFCYRYLTLSS from the exons ATGGCTGGACACACAGTTTACACCCTCTCAGAAGTGTCTCGACACAAATCCAAGAACGACTGTTGGCTTGTCATCGATGGCCGA GTTCTGAACGTGACAAAGTTCATGGAAGAACATCCAGGAGGAGAAGAGGTGTTGTTGGAATCAGCAGGGAAGGATGCGACGAAAGAATTCAACGATATCGGACATAGCAAGTCAGCTCAGAATTTGCTCCTCAAGTATCAGATTGGTGTTCTCCAGGGTCACACTTCAAAGAATAATGAACAGGTTGGTTCAACCGAGGAGCCCAAAAAGAAAGAGATGAGTGCATTCGTGATCAAGGATGACCTGACGCCTAAATATGCGGCAGTCGTCGAGTTCGCTGCCCCACTCCTGGTTGCTGGTTCCTATTTCTGTTACAGATACCTCACACTAAGCTCATAA
- the LOC107951029 gene encoding uncharacterized protein isoform X3: MLEEFEKAVQSSYYGNSSEEARDRHREFIVAIKNQNLKIEKYLQESASSEGKSPVPWVHLDEGECNELALFLSAPPLPGDKKLPPRVHGRASDLRRGINRESAPDFLKNASQSIEFSSSEVNNEKSYGHRRTASASPDIGAWKIAIVDDVLQQNSSNGQRFIPPRRVPSSGALSSTESAVKGQWSKNGIRKSATARHQESDAEFSRPPELARGNGECCEKSSGCVDCNDKQPIGWYGAIKRRLQRSKYQLKNSRPAQIAIWAFLVICLIDNMKRTRIILDRHFTVAGELFG; encoded by the exons ATG TTAGAGGAGTTTGAAAAAGCTGTTCAATCGAGTTACTATGGGAATTCAAGTGAGGAAGCAAGAGATCGGCATCGTGAATTTATAGTAGCAATTAAGAACCAGAATTTAAAGATTGAAAAATATTTACAGGAATCAGCTAGTTCTGAGGGTAAGTCACCAGTGCCTTGGGTGCATTTGGATGAAGGTGAATGCAATGAACTCGCATTATTTTTGTCCGCACCGCCTCTACCCGGAGACAAGAAGCTTCCTCCTAGGGTTCACGGTAGAGCTAGTGATCTTCGGCGAGGAATCAATAGAGAATCAGCGCCAGATTTCTTGAAGAATGCAAGTCAGTCTATTGAGTTCAGCTCATCTGAGGTTAACAACGAGAAGTCATATGGGCATAGGAGGACAGCTAGTGCTAGTCCTGACATTGGTGCTTGGAAGATTGCAATTGTTGATGATGTTTTACAGCAAAACTCTTCCAATGGTCAACGCTTTATTCCACCACGAAGGGTGCCAAGCTCCGGTGCCCTGAGTTCCACGGAATCTGCAGTCAAGGGGCAGTGGTCAAAGAATGGCATCAGGAAGTCGGCAACGGCTCGTCATCAAGAGTCTGATGCAGAGTTTTCGAGACCTCCTGAGTTGGCTAGG GGCAATGGTGAATGCTGTGAAAAGAGTAGCGGTTGTGTAGATTGCAATGATAAGCAACCTATTGGCTGGTATGGGGCTATTAAAAGACGGCTTCAAAGGTCTAAGTATCAATTAAAAAATAGTCGTCCCGCTCAAATAGCAATTTGGGCTTTCCTCGTCATTTGCTTGATTG ACAATATGAAAAGGACACGCATTATCTTGGACCGGCATTTTACAGTCGCCGGCGAATTATTTGGTTGA
- the LOC107951029 gene encoding uncharacterized protein isoform X1 — MASTLDRWEKDPFFAVAEEVQQSADRMESTYRTWIHAIKDGSSTWNLEELGRDLHTALSTTKWQLEEFEKAVQSSYYGNSSEEARDRHREFIVAIKNQNLKIEKYLQESASSEGKSPVPWVHLDEGECNELALFLSAPPLPGDKKLPPRVHGRASDLRRGINRESAPDFLKNASQSIEFSSSEVNNEKSYGHRRTASASPDIGAWKIAIVDDVLQQNSSNGQRFIPPRRVPSSGALSSTESAVKGQWSKNGIRKSATARHQESDAEFSRPPELARGNGECCEKSSGCVDCNDKQPIGWYGAIKRRLQRSKYQLKNSRPAQIAIWAFLVICLIDNMKRTRIILDRHFTVAGELFG; from the exons ATGGCTTCGACTCTTGATCGGTGGGAAAAAGATCCCTTCTTCGCTGTTGCTGAAGAAGTCCAGCAATCTGCTGACAG GATGGAATCGACATATAGGACATGGATACACGCGATAAAAGATGGTTCTTCTACATGGAATTTAGAGGAACTTGGCAGGGATCTACATACTGCTCTTAGCACTACCAAATGGCAG TTAGAGGAGTTTGAAAAAGCTGTTCAATCGAGTTACTATGGGAATTCAAGTGAGGAAGCAAGAGATCGGCATCGTGAATTTATAGTAGCAATTAAGAACCAGAATTTAAAGATTGAAAAATATTTACAGGAATCAGCTAGTTCTGAGGGTAAGTCACCAGTGCCTTGGGTGCATTTGGATGAAGGTGAATGCAATGAACTCGCATTATTTTTGTCCGCACCGCCTCTACCCGGAGACAAGAAGCTTCCTCCTAGGGTTCACGGTAGAGCTAGTGATCTTCGGCGAGGAATCAATAGAGAATCAGCGCCAGATTTCTTGAAGAATGCAAGTCAGTCTATTGAGTTCAGCTCATCTGAGGTTAACAACGAGAAGTCATATGGGCATAGGAGGACAGCTAGTGCTAGTCCTGACATTGGTGCTTGGAAGATTGCAATTGTTGATGATGTTTTACAGCAAAACTCTTCCAATGGTCAACGCTTTATTCCACCACGAAGGGTGCCAAGCTCCGGTGCCCTGAGTTCCACGGAATCTGCAGTCAAGGGGCAGTGGTCAAAGAATGGCATCAGGAAGTCGGCAACGGCTCGTCATCAAGAGTCTGATGCAGAGTTTTCGAGACCTCCTGAGTTGGCTAGG GGCAATGGTGAATGCTGTGAAAAGAGTAGCGGTTGTGTAGATTGCAATGATAAGCAACCTATTGGCTGGTATGGGGCTATTAAAAGACGGCTTCAAAGGTCTAAGTATCAATTAAAAAATAGTCGTCCCGCTCAAATAGCAATTTGGGCTTTCCTCGTCATTTGCTTGATTG ACAATATGAAAAGGACACGCATTATCTTGGACCGGCATTTTACAGTCGCCGGCGAATTATTTGGTTGA